In Onychostoma macrolepis isolate SWU-2019 chromosome 04, ASM1243209v1, whole genome shotgun sequence, one DNA window encodes the following:
- the csrp2 gene encoding cysteine and glycine-rich protein 2, translated as MPNWGGGNKCGACRGTVYHAEEVQCDGRSFHKCCFLCMVCRKGLDSTTLAIHDQEIYCKSCYGKKYGPKGYGYGQGAGTLNMDRGERLGIKPEETQTHRPTTNPNPSKFAQKFGGSEKCARCGESVYAAEKVMSAGKPWHKNCFRCAKCGKSLESTTQTEKDGEIYCKACYAKNFGPKGFGYGQGAGALVHAQ; from the exons ATGCCAAACTGGGGTGGAGGAAACAAATGTGGCGCCTGCCGCGGGACGGTGTACCACGCTGAAGAGGTCCAGTGTGACGGGAGGAGTTTTCACAAGTGCTGCTTCCTCTGCa TGGTCTGTAGGAAAGGGTTAGACAGCACCACGCTGGCCATCCATGACCAGGAAATCTACTGCAAGTCCTGCTACGGTAAAAAGTACGGCCCGAAAGGATACGGCTACGGTCAGGGAGCAGGAACGCTCAACATGGACCGCGGTGAGAGACTGGGCATCAAACCAGAAGA AACCCAAACTCACCGACCCACCACCAACCCAAACCCGTCCAAGTTCGCGCAGAAGTTCGGCGGCTCGGAGAAGTGTGCGCGCTGTGGAGAGTCTGTGTACGCCGCTGAGAAAGTGATGAGCGCAGGGAAG CCGTGGCATAAGAACTGCTTTCGCTGTGCcaaatgtggaaagagtttggAGTCGACCACTCAGACGGAGAAAGACGGAGAAATCTACTGCAAAG CATGTTATGCAAAGAACTTCGGACCCAAAGGATTTGGATACGGTCAGGGAGCAGGAGCTCTGGTTCACGCTCAATGA